The genome window GAGTGGAGATTTGTCCTTGTTTAACGTTTCTTGGGTTTTGGGATATCTAGACTACTAGATGATGTCTACAGAAGGGCCTaccttttcctttgtttttttttcccattgaaAATACAGCATATTTACATTTGGCCAACTTCATTTGCACTGCTTCCATTATAACGGAgtgtcttgtttttctttttttggtttgttcCCAAATATAGATTCTGTTATTGAAAAGGCAAAGTAGTATTTCTTTACTCTTCTATTTTACTTCTTATTGAGAATCAAATATAATTCTCTATCTTCAAAAGTTTCTAATTTAGGAGGGTGATTTTGGAAAATAGATCAGGTGCTAAAACATTTTCATCAGCCATGCTTAGTGTATGCAGTTGGCTAGAAAGTAAAGCTCTTTGGGACAAGTGCCTCTTATTTCTCTtttgataaatgaaaaatctcagttatatatgcatataaaaaactctATACATGGCAAAGGGAGAAAAAAGTGGTTAGGTGCTCATTGTATGTTGTTTACTTGGAAATGGTCGGAGGGTTCTTGCACAATGATGTTGTACTCGGAGAGGGATTTAGGAAGGAGAGGAGGGAAGAAAGGGTTGAGAATTAGAGCAAATGAAATGGGAGAAAACTAGAAGAATTGTATTAGAGGATAaactggttaaaatttttaagttgGAAATGAGTTGGAGGGTTCTTCCACAATGATGCTGTACACACAGAGGGATTTAGgtaggagaggagaggagaagagaagaaaggataGAGAAGTAGAGCAAATGAAATAGGAGAAAACAAGAATAATTGTATTGGAGGAGAAACTGTTTTCAATTCTTAACCCTTAATAATCAAAGTGATGACTATAAGAGATAATGTGGGCGTTCTCTTGTAGGCAGCAAAAACGAAAGGAGGAAAAGAGAATGCTTACAGATCAATTATCAAAACTTAATAGGAAATGGAATAAAGTTTTAAACAGTATAACTTCCgactaaataaatttgaaggtCATGGTAAACTATAATAACCATAATTTCTAAATAAGAAATAACATGCAATAAGATTTCAAGAAAAAcgagaataaatattttgaagatgttCCATTACTCCTGCATTGTTGAAGCATGTATCTACTGCAGTTCgtatttatcctttttatagTCGTGAGATTGAATTACCAAAGCATTAATGTATATGCTTCTAATTTTGCATATCAATGATTCTACACAGAATACAACCAAAGAAATTGTTGGTAGAATGAATATCGACATCACAAGTCTACGAATGCAGGTATATAGTTTTATCCATGTAGTTATGGTCACATCACTGCTTCTGTTGTTGCTGCCTACTGAACTTCAAATGTGTTTGTAAATGTGGTTCTCATGTGCTCTTCTTGTTCAAGCTAATTGTTGATATATTTGGTTATCCTAGAGGCAGTGTGTGTAGGGCACGGTCATTATGCAGCATAACCTTGTTTTTGTTCTGATAtggtaattaaaacaaagcctGGCAGGTGGTGGAGTTGGAATATTCCAGGAATAGTCTCGTGAAAGAAAACCAACAGCTGAAGGAAAGTGTCTCTGACCTGAAGTTACAGCTTCAAAATGTTGAGACTCAACAGAGCATCTCCTCTGCTAACACATCAGAACTTGGAAAGGTTTATCATCCAGTGCCCTGCTTGTGAGCTTTTATTGGAAGTTAAATTTATGGTCACATGTCTGAGTTTTTGCTGCTGAACACTTCTGCACTGTACACTTTCATTCGTACATTGAGATGCTATGTTCTTTTGTTGTTCACATTTCTGACGAATTGTGATTAAACATACTGAAAAGTCGCTGTTTCTGATGTAGAATGATGCTGAAAAAGAGGACTTGAACTCCCAGATTGAAGCAGCTTGTGCGCTGGTGGACAAATTGATCACTGAAAATGCAGAACTTGTTGAGAAAGTAATGGACTGCAATTCTGCTTTCCTCTTTCTTTAACTAATTCCAATGCTTTTAATGAGGCTTTATGTATAGTCTTTAAGTGGGTGTTGAGACCAAGTTTGTCAGGTCCATGCATGTGTTTGCGTGGGTTTGGGTGCGCGGTTTGCCTTTGCATTCATGTGGAATGTGTTAGCAAGTATGATGACTTTAATCACCTAACTCTATATTTGTTTCTCAGGTGAATGAGTTGTACATTAAACTTGACCAACAAAAGGCAGCAGCTAGTCTTTCTTCATCTGCCGGAAGTGATGTCATTCTTAGAAATTCTGAACTTGCCAATGGAACTCCTCCCATGTCTGAATCAAGCGAGTCCGCATTGGGCCTTAAGTCAGAGTCCTTAGACGCAGATCCCCCTGCTGCGGTGCTCCCACAATCTTCAGAACCTGACGCAGAAGAAATTGTGCAAATCCCATTGGATGATAATGAAGTTCCAGATGTGGAGATGCAAGCTGAAGATAAGAGCGGCGTGCCGCTCACGGATGCTCCACTAATAGGAGCTCCTTTCCGGTTAATATCATTTGTTGCTAAATATGTCAGTGGTGCTGACCTGGTCAGCAAAGATGATTCAAATTAGGGCTTGAGCTAGGATACATAATCTTTCCTTCTTtccatccatttttatttttttttgcccaTATACAAATTTTTATGCAGTAGAGACGGACCAAATTCGAGCCATTACactgtattttttaaacatacCGAGCATGTTTGCTCATCAAAGTGTAAGATAACATGCAGAGTTGATAACTTGACACGCACACCATATTTTGTCTTGAATCTCTGCTCTTTTGTTTACTAAAGGACGAGtcgtctattttatttttttttatctcgtaCGACCTGTCGGCTAGCTAAATAACCAACGCTTCAAGGGGCGTCGTGTTATTGCCGTCACGCAAGGCGCCTCACATTTTCCAACGTGCTCACGTATAACCAATCATTTCTCGCCACATCATCACCAAGAAATAAAGAATTCTCCTACACGCTagtccaaataaaaaaaatcatgagcaaTAACAGCCGTCTAATTTGAATATCTTCTATCATCGGCAACCATCGTGCGCGATACAGTGAGTAACGTATGAGCAGCCAATGAGAAAGGAGAGGTGAAGCCGCTTAGCCAATAAGAAACAAACACGTGGAAAATTTACGTAGCAGTTAGTTGGAAGGCCGTTACGTTAAAAAGGGTCAGTCTTTCTTCTCCACGTGATCACCCTTTGTTGCGAATTGCGATCTCTCTGTTTCTGCTTCTCTTTTtctcaaaagagaaaaatagaagCAGCCAAGTAATCGGAAAATGGAGGCACGCGGCGGAAGCAGCCTCCGGCGAGTCTTGGTGCTGGCCTTTTGCGTAGCCGGGATCTGGTCGGCTTACATATATCAAGGTGTTCTTCAAGAAACTCTGTAAGTTAGTTTcttctactttttatttttttagtaattattaataaatcaaatttgaaagcattattatttaattttgaatataatttttatttagatcgACGAAGCGATTTGGTGCAGACGGGAAGAGATTTGAGCAGCTTGCGTTCTTAAATCTGGTGCAAAGTGTAGTTTGCTTAATTTGGTCTTATATAAGtgagtatttgtttttctaatttaatattgttttttaaaaaattaaattaaaatgaataaatttaatttgttatgttCAATTCAGTGATAAAGATTTGGTCGACGGGCAGCGGCGGCGCTCCGTGGTGGTCATACTGGAGTCCTGGCATTACAAATACAATTGGTCCTGCTATGGGCATTGAAGCCCTAAAGTATATCAGTTACCCTGCCCAGGTCTTGGCCAAATCATCCAAAATGATTCCAGGTCGGTCCCTCCTTCCCTAGTTGGGTACTTCTGATCTGGTGCTTCCTTTGCTCGGATAAAAGTGGGATCTGGTATGGGTGGTTGTTACGGTGGATTCCACTTTTATATGTGAGCGAGGAAGCACCTAgtaatttatcttgaataacTGATGGGTGGATTGGGAATTTTGAATTGTGCAGTGATGTTTATGGGTTGTTTGGTATATGGAGTAAGCTACACTGTTCCCGAGTATCTTTGTACTTTCCTTGTTGCTGGAGGGGTGTCTACATTTGCTCTTTTGAAGGTGAGGAACAAATTTAATTAGTTGCTTtgtgattgttgttgttgtgtgatTGTTCTTAGTTCTTGCTTTTGGTTGGTATGATTTCAGACTAGCTCGAAGACGATTAATAAGCTAGCACATCCAAATGCACCCATTGGATATGGTCTTTGTTTCTTGAACCTTGCATTTGATGGGTTTACTAATGCGACTCAGGATTCACTTACAGCAAGGTATGTTTACTTGTTCAGTCCAaacttttgcttttgtttttgattttttttactatttcagAGCTGCTGGCTGTGTGTCATATTGTTGTGGTCTTCTGTCGTTTTAGAGGTCAGAAAGTTGAAGTAAATTGGTTCTGTTCtgtttgtttcatcattttaatGAAGAAGCAATTATTTCCAGTAATTATTAGGTGAACTGAGATGCAACTCCTCCTAGGAAGATCTTTAGCTAATCTGTTGGAAAAATCCTCTCGTATGACTCTAAATTGATGCCCTTTCTGGAaagaatcttttttattttcatggagTGGGAGACTGTGAAGGCAGGCTATGTTGTTTCTCTCTGATATAGGGGTTTATCTTCTTCTCGTTTAATGGCCTGTAACACTATCTAAGTTTGTTAGTGGTTTCAGCGTCCTGGGAAAAAGTATTGAGTCCGGTGGTGTTTTGTAGACTGGAGCTTGCCAATTGAATGTTTGAGTCCTAAGTGCTTGGTAGCTGATGGTTATGTTGAGTTGTTTGATGTATGAGGGATATCTACTGAAGTGCATTGGTTCTTCAACATAACCAGGAAGGCTCTTGGTTTTGCGGATTTTTTCCTGCTTCAAATGTTATCTGTTTCTTGTTGATCTTTGGGTGGTGGTGCCATTTCAGTAACAAAAATGGGTTTTCCAATTGTGCCTTGTTGTATGTCAGCAGGGGGGAGACTTATTTGTCGGGGAAACGTAAGAGCCAAGGGGCTTGGTTTTAGAACTTTAGTTCCTTGAACTCACTAAGCTTTTGAAATCTGAGTGATTGGTATTTGAATTTCTAAGAGTCATAGCTGGTGTTCGAATCTGCTGCTTGTGAGCTCAGTTGTGTTGATTGTTATTTGCCGTTTTCATTTTAAGGCCATAGTTTCTTTGCTTAGGTCTCGGTG of Populus trichocarpa isolate Nisqually-1 chromosome 16, P.trichocarpa_v4.1, whole genome shotgun sequence contains these proteins:
- the LOC7472488 gene encoding uncharacterized protein LOC7472488 isoform X5, whose protein sequence is MEEEKKKKRNKKKKNKQNNHGNSNSNQAAEDDVSVDHHNNNNNGQNHGNENDNQVIEVSSNGDAVDVEDFNTHNDKPNGVAPQSSILAEAEKQWWLQREVTFEETIKQLQDENDSHIQKEASLEETINQLRSVNNSCVKKEATFEDTIKQLKTENDLHMQKEAGLEMKIMQLQREKDFWFLKEAGLEEKLNLLLDEKAALGLKLASLEEKIGQLDSEKDSWAVSENTTKEIVGRMNIDITSLRMQVVELEYSRNSLVKENQQLKESVSDLKLQLQNVETQQSISSANTSELGKNDAEKEDLNSQIEAACALVDKLITENAELVEKVNELYIKLDQQKAAASLSSSAGSDVILRNSELANGTPPMSESSESALGLKSESLDADPPAAVLPQSSEPDAEEIVQIPLDDNEVPDVEMQAEDKSGVPLTDAPLIGAPFRLISFVAKYVSGADLVSKDDSN
- the LOC7472488 gene encoding uncharacterized protein LOC7472488 isoform X6 — encoded protein: MEEEKKKKRNKKKKNKQNNHGNSNSNQAAEDDVSVDHHNNNNNGQNHGNENDNQVIEVSSNGDAVDVEDFNTHNDKPNGVAPQSSILAEAEKQWWLQREAALQDTIKHLQNETDSLIKTQATFEETIKQLEDENDSHIQKEATFEDTIKQLKTENDLHMQKEAGLEMKIMQLQREKDFWFLKEAGLEEKLNLLLDEKAALGLKLASLEEKIGQLDSEKDSWAVSENTTKEIVGRMNIDITSLRMQVVELEYSRNSLVKENQQLKESVSDLKLQLQNVETQQSISSANTSELGKNDAEKEDLNSQIEAACALVDKLITENAELVEKVNELYIKLDQQKAAASLSSSAGSDVILRNSELANGTPPMSESSESALGLKSESLDADPPAAVLPQSSEPDAEEIVQIPLDDNEVPDVEMQAEDKSGVPLTDAPLIGAPFRLISFVAKYVSGADLVSKDDSN
- the LOC7472488 gene encoding uncharacterized protein LOC7472488 isoform X8, which produces MEEEKKKKRNKKKKNKQNNHGNSNSNQAAEDDVSVDHHNNNNNGQNHGNENDNQVIEVSSNGDAVDVEDFNTHNDKPNGVAPQSSILAEAEKQWWLQREAALQDTIKHLQNETDSLIKTQATFEDTIKQLKTENDLHMQKEAGLEMKIMQLQREKDFWFLKEAGLEEKLNLLLDEKAALGLKLASLEEKIGQLDSEKDSWAVSENTTKEIVGRMNIDITSLRMQVVELEYSRNSLVKENQQLKESVSDLKLQLQNVETQQSISSANTSELGKNDAEKEDLNSQIEAACALVDKLITENAELVEKVNELYIKLDQQKAAASLSSSAGSDVILRNSELANGTPPMSESSESALGLKSESLDADPPAAVLPQSSEPDAEEIVQIPLDDNEVPDVEMQAEDKSGVPLTDAPLIGAPFRLISFVAKYVSGADLVSKDDSN
- the LOC7472488 gene encoding uncharacterized protein LOC7472488 isoform X9, whose product is MEEEKKKKRNKKKKNKQNNHGNSNSNQAAEDDVSVDHHNNNNNGQNHGNENDNQVIEVSSNGDAVDVEDFNTHNDKPNGVAPQSSILAEAEKQWWLQREVTFEETIKQLQDENDSHIQKEATFEDTIKQLKTENDLHMQKEAGLEMKIMQLQREKDFWFLKEAGLEEKLNLLLDEKAALGLKLASLEEKIGQLDSEKDSWAVSENTTKEIVGRMNIDITSLRMQVVELEYSRNSLVKENQQLKESVSDLKLQLQNVETQQSISSANTSELGKNDAEKEDLNSQIEAACALVDKLITENAELVEKVNELYIKLDQQKAAASLSSSAGSDVILRNSELANGTPPMSESSESALGLKSESLDADPPAAVLPQSSEPDAEEIVQIPLDDNEVPDVEMQAEDKSGVPLTDAPLIGAPFRLISFVAKYVSGADLVSKDDSN
- the LOC7472488 gene encoding uncharacterized protein LOC7472488 isoform X7 encodes the protein MEEEKKKKRNKKKKNKQNNHGNSNSNQAAEDDVSVDHHNNNNNGQNHGNENDNQVIEVSSNGDAVDVEDFNTHNDKPNGVAPQSSILAEAEKQWWLQREAALQDTIKHLQNETDSLIKTQVTFEETIKQLQDENDSHIQKEATFEDTIKQLKTENDLHMQKEAGLEMKIMQLQREKDFWFLKEAGLEEKLNLLLDEKAALGLKLASLEEKIGQLDSEKDSWAVSENTTKEIVGRMNIDITSLRMQVVELEYSRNSLVKENQQLKESVSDLKLQLQNVETQQSISSANTSELGKNDAEKEDLNSQIEAACALVDKLITENAELVEKVNELYIKLDQQKAAASLSSSAGSDVILRNSELANGTPPMSESSESALGLKSESLDADPPAAVLPQSSEPDAEEIVQIPLDDNEVPDVEMQAEDKSGVPLTDAPLIGAPFRLISFVAKYVSGADLVSKDDSN
- the LOC7482606 gene encoding UDP-galactose/UDP-glucose transporter 3; translated protein: MEARGGSSLRRVLVLAFCVAGIWSAYIYQGVLQETLSTKRFGADGKRFEQLAFLNLVQSVVCLIWSYIMIKIWSTGSGGAPWWSYWSPGITNTIGPAMGIEALKYISYPAQVLAKSSKMIPVMFMGCLVYGVSYTVPEYLCTFLVAGGVSTFALLKTSSKTINKLAHPNAPIGYGLCFLNLAFDGFTNATQDSLTARYPKTSAWDIMLGMNLWGTIYNLIYMFGWPHGIGYEAIEFCKQHPEAAWDILLYCLCGAVGQNFIFLTISRFGSLANTTITTTRKFVSIVVSSVLSGNPLSAKQWGCVAMVFSGLSYQIYLKWRKLQKLQKKRKPM